A stretch of Arctopsyche grandis isolate Sample6627 chromosome 9, ASM5162203v2, whole genome shotgun sequence DNA encodes these proteins:
- the Las gene encoding lipoyl synthase, mitochondrial: protein MLRRATGAELRLQLQTIQSCSKSTATREKLPPGPGLADFVSDDPPVDWKDYQGKLKREKGETERLRLPPWLKTTIPMGPNFSKLKEQLRTLNLSTVCEEAKCPNIGECWGGGKHGTATATIMLMGDTCTRGCRFCSVKTARAPPPLDPNEPKNTAKAISDWGLNYVVLTSVDRDDMSDGGSKHIAETVKEIKRQNDSILIECLVPDFRGNVECVRTIALSGLDVFAHNIETVEDLTPFVRDMRAGYKQTLKVLKTAKEIKPDLITKSSIMLGLGETDEEVEKTMRDLREVGVDCVTLGQYMQPTKRHLKVIEYVTPEKFKAWETKGSEMGFLYTASGPLVRSSYKAGEFFIGNILKNRKNQST, encoded by the exons ATGCTACGCCGGGCTACTGGAGCTGAATTGCGTCTTCAATTGCAG ACCATTCAAAGTTGCTCCAAATCCACTGCAACCCGCGAAAAATTACCTCCTGGTCCAGGGTTGGCAGATTTTGTATCAGATGATCCACCAGTCGATTGGAAAGACTATCAGGGAAAATTGAAAAGGGAAAAGGGAGAGACCGAAAGGTTGCGGCTGCCACCATGGCTCAAAACTACAATTCCAAtgg GACCTAATTTTAGCAAATTGAAAGAGCAATTACGCACATTAAACCTTAGTACAGTTTGTGAAGAAGCTAAATGCCCTAACATTGGAGAATGTTGGGGCGGTGGAAAACACGGGACTGCAACTGCTACGATTATG ttaATGGGAGACACTTGCACCAGAGGTTGTCGATTTTGTTCGGTGAAGACTGCTCGAGCTCCTCCTCCTCTGGATCCGAATGAACCAAAAAATACGGCAAAGGCTATATCAGACTGGGGTCTTAACTATGTAGTACTCACCTCGGTTGATCGTGATG ATATGTCAGATGGTGGATCTAAACATATCGCCGAAACCGTAAAGGAAATAAAGAGACA AAACGATTCAATATTAATTGAATGTCTCGTACCAGATTTTAGGGGTAATGTTGAATGCGTAAGAACCATTGCACTCAGCGGTTTGGATGTCTTCGCTCATAATATAGAAACCGTGGAAGATTTAACTCCTTTTGTTAGAGATATGAGAGCGGG ATACAAACAGACTTTGAAAGTATTAAAAACTGCCAAAGAAATCAAACCGGATCTTATTACAAAGTCGTCTATTATGTTAGGATTGGGTGAAACTGATGAAGAAGTTGAAAAaactatgagag ATTTGAGAGAGGTCGGAGTCGATTGTGTCACACTCGGTCAGTATATGCAACCAACAAAGAGACATTTGAAAGTCATAGAATATGTTACACCTGAAAAATTTAAAGCATGGGAAACCAAAGGGTCTGAAATGGGATTTTTGTATACGGCTAGTGGTCCTTTAGTACGGTCTTCGTATAAAGCTGGTGAATTCTTTATaggaaacatattaaaaaataggaaAAATCAAAGTAcataa
- the LOC143917169 gene encoding transmembrane protein 184C: MCVCGVRVCRQWRAWLRPLCAIVYFLVVVTLVPILVTNSVHNGFPKRDQAALIGGAFVLLAIPISIWEIIQHMVYYTKPNHQKHIVRILWMVPIYAFNAWLGLQFPEQSIYMDSMRECYEAYVIYNFMKFLLNYLNEDADLEASLESKPQVYHFFPLCCLTPWEMGREFVHMCKHGILQYTVVRPVTTIISVICELSGVYGEGDFKWDVAFPYMIAMNNLSQFVAMYCLVLFYKANSTELKPMKPLGKFLCIKAVVFFSFFQGVIINILVYYNVISSIFNTDDHDTIKTISSKLQDFFICIEMFLAAIAHHYSFSHKPYVLSGEDAPTCCGAFISMLDMSDVKSDISEHFGVVSSSLSRRLRGKTAYHLARGEDESSRLVNDAGPSTSSVNTSINSPTDEVFTPTDADVLIRSTYGSTGNTDPLLKDNPDVNETNSGDPHGTSAHSRISDLLCTSL; this comes from the exons ATGTGCGTCTGCGGAGTTCGAGTGTGCCGGCAATGGCGCGCCTGGCTGCGGCCTCTCTGCGCCATCGTCTACTTCCTAGTGGTCGTGACTCTCGTCCCGATCCTCGTCACCAACTCCGTGCACAACGGATTCCCCAAAAGAGACCAGGCGGCTCTCATCGGGGGCGCTTTCGTGCTGCTCGCCATCCCCATCTCCATCTGGGAGATCATCCAGCACATGGTCTACTACACTAAACCGAACCACCAAAAGCATATTGTCAG aaTATTATGGATGGTGCCGATCTACGCCTTCAACGCCTGGCTAGGCTTACAGTTTCCAGAACAATCGATCTACATGGACTCGATGAGGGAATGCTACGAAGCTTACGTCATCTACAATTTCATGAAATTCCTCCTCAATTATCTAAACGAAGACGCCGATCTGGAAGCCTCCCTCGAATCAAAGCCACAAGTGTACCATTTCTTTCCTTTATGCTGTTTGACTCCCTGGGAAATGGGACG AGAATTTGTCCACATGTGTAAACACGGAATTTTGCAGTATACCGTCGTTCGACCGGTAACCACCATAATATCGGTCATATGTGAGCTGAGTGGAGTTTACGGAGAGGGAGATTTCAAATGGGACGTTGCTTTTCCATATATGATAGCTATGAATAATTTGTCTCAGTTCGTGGCTATGTACTGTCTGGTATTATTCTACAAGGCCAATTCTACTGAACTGAAGCCTATGAAACCGCTCGGCAAATTTTTATGCATCAAAGCTGTTGTGTTCTTTTCGTTCTT TCAAGGAGTTATCATTAACATATTGGTGTATTATAATGTTATATCTTCGATTTTCAATACAGACGATCACGACACTATTAAAACCATTTCATCAAAGTTAcaa GATTTCTTCATATGCATAGAAATGTTTCTGGCTGCAATCGCTCATCATTACAGCTTTTCTCATAAACCGTATGTCTTATCAGGCGAAGATGCTCCCACTTGTTGCGGTGCATTTATATCAATGTTAGATATGTCCGATGTTAAAAGTGACATATCGGAACATTTCGGAGTTGTCA GTAGTTCGTTAAGTAGACGCTTAAGAGGAAAAACAGCATATCACCTGGCAAGAGGGGAGGATGAGAGTTCGAGACTTGTCAACGATGCTGGGCCGTCTACGTCCAGCGTGAACACGTCTATCAACAGCCCAACTGATGAAGTCTTCACGCCGACTGATGCTGATGTACTTATACGGAGCACATACGGATCGACGGGCAATACCGATCCTCTGTTAAAGGACAACCCAGACGTGAATGAAACGA ATTCAGGAGATCCACATGGAACctccgctcactccagaatatctGATCTACTGTGTACCtcattataa
- the nSMase gene encoding neutral sphingomyelinase — protein MADEKILVNVFTLNCWGIPFISKNRKERMEAISTYLSKGVHDIVCLQEVWDESDYFLMRDTAKNVLPYSHYFYSGVCGSGLCILSRWPIEEVFFHAWPLNGYIHMIHHGDWFGGKGVGYCRVKYKDLNIHVYSAHLHAEYSTEDIYLAHRVLQAFNTAEFIKMTSSCADLVILAGDLNTQPTDLAFRLMCETGRLKDSCLEYKPGSNLDDEKKARGSVVLGTNERACNSYTDPVESKRNPDGKRIDYVLYHTGPNSIAHVDRYDLPLLGNVPSCQFSYSDHEAVSTQLLVTKAKNQNFIRKSDEGYISALNEAISVCHDAMTTLRYSARKYLIYAMSLFLLLLSTVGMAERTYVDLPRLLLVAVMFYFLIMGTVWNRIEWNGVLSGEKAMEIIYNNLIKKNKI, from the exons ATGGCGGACGAAAAAATTTTAGTAAATGTTTTTACACTCAATTGTTG GGGTATCCCTTTCATATCGAAAAACCGAAAGGAAAGAATGGAAGCTATCTCAACATATTTATCGAAAGGCGTTCACGATATTGTGTGTCTTCAAGAAGTTTGGGACGAAagcgattattttttaatgagagATACAGCTAAAAACGTTTTACCCTATTCCCATTATTTTTACAG tggTGTGTGTGGATCTGGACTTTGCATACTATCAAGATGGCCTATTGAAGAAGTATTCTTCCATGCTTGGCCTTTGAACGGTTACATACACATGATACATCACGGAGATTGGTTTGGTGGAAAAGGAGTCGGCTATTGCCGAGTAAAGTATAAAGATTTAAACATTCACGTTTACTCTGCTCAT TTACATGCAGAGTATAGCACCGAAGACATATATTTAGCTCACCGAGTTTTGCAAGCTTTCAACACAGCAGAGTTCATTAAAATGACCTCGTCTTGTGCCGATCTTGTAATTTTAGCTGGTGATTTGAATACGCAACCTACAGATTTAGCCTTCag ATTGATGTGTGAAACCGGTCGACTTAAAGATTCTTGCTTGGAATATAAACCAGGATCGAATTTGGATGATGAGAAAAAAGCAAGAGGAAGCGTTGTTTTAGGGACAAACGAAAGGGCTTGCAATAGTTATACTGACCCTGTGGAAAGTAAACGAAATCCGGATGGGAAAAGAATTGATTATGTTCTTTATCATACTGGTCCAAATAGTATT GCCCACGTCGATCGATATGATTTACCCCTTTTAGGCAATGTACCCAGTTGTCAGTTTTCTTACTCGGATCATGAAGCAGTTTCGACTCAATTACTCGTCACCAAAGCGAAAAATCAGAACTTTATAAGAAAATCCGACGAAGGTTACATATCTGCTTTAAATGAAGCTATATCAGTCTGCCACGATGCCATGACTACTCTTCGATATTCTGCTCGGAAGTATTTGATCTACGCTATGAGCCTTTTCCTTTTGCTTTTAAGTACCGTTGGAATGGCCGAACGGACTTATGTAGACTTGCCGAGATTGTTATTGGTGGCAGTGATGTTTTACTTTTTGATTATGGGAACTGTTTGGAACCGTATAGAATGGAATGGAGTATTATCTGGAGAGAAAGCAatggaaattatttataataacttaattaaaaaaaataaaatttga